From one Pontibacillus sp. HMF3514 genomic stretch:
- a CDS encoding G5 and 3D domain-containing protein — translation MKRLVVLIASAIVFFALLGSLTYEATKAEVKVQTEKETKSVRTHADTVGELLESLKINVQTHDKLSHQLEDPITTGMKIDYQSAKPVTVTIDGQDKQYYTTADTVKQFIDEKEIKINERDKVSHKDKASIEAGMNIEVQKAFQVALNDGGEEKKVWTTANTVGEFLKQQEISLGELDKLKRDKQAKLSKEQASVTITRIEKVTDVVEEQVDYAVVTRKDSSMPKGNKKVVQNGEEGKVVKHYEVTLKNGEEVDRKLVKEETAKESKQKIVAVGTKVIQQNVSRNNNDSVQKTLYMEATAYTAFCDGCSGITRTGINLRANPDRKVIAVDPNVIPLGSRVWVEGYGYAIAGDTGSAIQGNRIDLFVPSRSDALSFGRRRVQVKVLGN, via the coding sequence ATGAAAAGATTAGTTGTGTTGATCGCTAGTGCTATTGTATTTTTTGCCTTACTTGGAAGCTTAACGTATGAAGCTACTAAAGCTGAAGTAAAGGTTCAAACAGAAAAAGAGACAAAATCTGTTCGAACTCATGCAGACACAGTTGGGGAACTGTTAGAAAGTCTTAAAATTAATGTTCAAACTCACGATAAATTATCACACCAACTCGAAGATCCAATTACGACAGGAATGAAAATAGACTATCAATCTGCTAAACCAGTAACGGTAACGATTGATGGTCAAGATAAGCAGTACTACACTACAGCAGATACCGTTAAACAATTCATTGATGAAAAAGAGATAAAAATCAATGAACGTGACAAAGTGTCACACAAAGATAAGGCAAGTATCGAAGCAGGAATGAACATTGAAGTTCAAAAGGCCTTCCAAGTGGCGCTGAATGACGGTGGGGAAGAAAAGAAAGTATGGACAACAGCCAATACGGTTGGAGAATTCTTAAAACAACAAGAAATAAGCCTTGGAGAGCTTGATAAACTTAAACGAGACAAACAGGCTAAACTTTCTAAGGAACAAGCTTCTGTCACCATTACACGCATCGAGAAAGTTACCGATGTCGTGGAAGAACAAGTAGACTATGCTGTTGTAACGCGTAAAGACAGCTCCATGCCAAAGGGCAACAAAAAGGTTGTTCAAAACGGTGAAGAAGGAAAAGTTGTTAAACATTACGAAGTTACACTTAAGAACGGTGAAGAAGTAGACCGTAAGCTTGTAAAAGAAGAAACGGCAAAAGAAAGTAAACAGAAAATTGTAGCGGTAGGTACGAAAGTCATTCAACAAAATGTATCCCGTAATAATAACGATAGCGTTCAAAAGACGCTTTATATGGAAGCTACAGCATATACAGCTTTTTGTGATGGTTGTAGTGGGATTACGCGTACAGGTATAAACCTTCGTGCTAATCCAGATCGTAAGGTGATCGCTGTTGATCCAAATGTAATTCCATTAGGATCTCGCGTCTGGGTTGAAGGCTATGGTTATGCAATTGCTGGAGATACAGGTTCAGCGATTCAAGGGAATCGTATTGACTTGTTCGTTCCTTCCAGAAGTGATGCATTAAGTTTTGGTCGCAGAAGAGTTCAAGTTAAAGTATTAGGTAATTAA
- the rnmV gene encoding ribonuclease M5, with protein MKIKEIIVVEGKDDTQNVKRSVEADTLETNGSAVNEDTLVRIRHAQEKRGVIIFTDPDHPGQRIRNIVSQAVPGCKHAFLPRHEAKAKHDKGLGVEHASPEAIREALSHVYSMSEIENSDITQEDLVEYGLVGGATAKLLREQLGERLKIGYTNGKQLYKRLTMFQITREEFVDAMEEILKEEGNIK; from the coding sequence TTGAAAATTAAAGAAATCATTGTCGTTGAAGGCAAAGATGATACACAGAATGTGAAACGATCGGTTGAAGCGGATACGCTAGAAACAAATGGATCAGCCGTGAATGAAGATACATTAGTTCGAATACGTCACGCCCAAGAAAAGCGAGGTGTGATCATTTTTACAGACCCAGATCACCCTGGGCAACGGATCCGTAATATCGTTTCCCAAGCGGTACCAGGATGCAAGCATGCCTTTTTGCCAAGGCATGAAGCCAAGGCGAAGCATGATAAAGGACTTGGGGTGGAGCATGCTTCACCAGAAGCTATTCGAGAAGCTTTATCCCATGTATATAGTATGTCAGAGATTGAGAACAGTGACATTACGCAAGAGGATCTTGTGGAGTATGGTCTTGTTGGAGGAGCAACAGCTAAGCTGCTTAGAGAACAATTAGGCGAAAGGCTGAAAATTGGCTATACAAACGGCAAACAGCTTTATAAACGATTAACCATGTTCCAAATTACGCGAGAAGAGTTTGTAGATGCCATGGAGGAAATTCTGAAAGAGGAAGGAAACATAAAATGA
- the rsmA gene encoding 16S rRNA (adenine(1518)-N(6)/adenine(1519)-N(6))-dimethyltransferase RsmA, whose product MSDTKAIATPKRTREILEKYGFSFKKSLGQNFLIDVNTLSNIVEHAGVTADSGAIEIGPGIGALTEQLARKADQVLAFEIDQRLLPILDDTLSDYDNVRIVHQDILKANVSEVIQEYFHEGQSVHVVANLPYYITTPIIMNLLMARLPIESITVMIQKEVAERIAASPNNKSYGSLSIAIQYYTEAKVVMDVPKTVFMPQPNVGSSVLRLTMREQPPVQVENEPFFFDLVRASFGQRRKTIMNNLSRHFKDRFDKDSIRQSLDEAEIDEKRRGESLSMEEFATLANVFYTKL is encoded by the coding sequence ATGAGTGATACAAAAGCAATTGCAACGCCAAAACGGACCAGAGAAATTTTAGAGAAGTACGGGTTCTCTTTTAAGAAAAGCTTAGGTCAGAACTTTTTAATTGATGTAAATACTTTATCCAATATTGTGGAGCATGCTGGTGTTACAGCCGATAGTGGAGCGATTGAGATTGGACCAGGAATTGGCGCGCTAACAGAACAACTAGCTCGTAAAGCGGATCAAGTTCTTGCTTTTGAAATTGATCAGCGACTCCTCCCAATCTTAGATGATACATTAAGCGACTATGATAATGTCCGTATTGTTCATCAAGATATTCTAAAGGCGAATGTCTCTGAAGTTATACAAGAGTATTTCCATGAAGGACAATCCGTTCATGTAGTCGCAAACTTACCTTATTACATTACGACGCCAATTATTATGAATTTACTGATGGCTCGACTACCAATTGAAAGTATTACCGTTATGATTCAAAAAGAGGTAGCTGAACGAATTGCTGCTAGCCCCAATAATAAAAGCTATGGCTCTTTATCGATAGCAATTCAATACTATACAGAAGCGAAGGTAGTCATGGATGTTCCAAAGACCGTGTTTATGCCTCAACCAAATGTAGGCTCATCTGTTTTACGATTAACTATGCGCGAACAACCGCCAGTTCAGGTAGAAAACGAGCCTTTCTTTTTTGATTTAGTACGAGCATCTTTTGGTCAAAGACGTAAGACGATTATGAATAACCTTTCTCGTCATTTTAAAGACCGTTTTGATAAGGATTCGATTCGTCAGTCACTTGATGAAGCGGAGATTGATGAAAAACGTAGAGGTGAGTCCTTATCAATGGAGGAATTCGCAACGTTAGCAAATGTGTTTTATACAAAGCTATAG
- the yabG gene encoding sporulation peptidase YabG: protein MVNKGDIVTRSSYNHDLLFRVQAIQGSRVILYGEDIRLEADAPIEDLKVVQTEELKRRKQKAKEQEEYSYRLFRQDYQLMRQKRDYEASSGYKHEAPYFQLPSRVLHLDGDRLYLKKCIDLYEQLGLQVHGVHMNEKEMPHQIGELIDKVSPDIIVITGHDSFSKNKGDKGDLRAYRHSKYFAETVREARRKVPHLDQMVIFAGACQSHFESLIRAGANFASSPSRINIHALDPVYIVAKIGYTSFMEKVNVWDVIRNTLTGEKGLGGVETRGLMRTGMPYQSEEYHEQQHQDTEETRPKLL, encoded by the coding sequence ATGGTAAACAAAGGTGATATCGTAACACGTTCCTCCTATAATCATGACCTTTTATTTCGGGTTCAAGCTATTCAGGGGTCACGTGTGATTTTATATGGTGAAGATATTCGATTAGAGGCCGATGCTCCAATTGAAGACTTAAAAGTTGTTCAAACAGAAGAGTTAAAGCGAAGAAAGCAAAAGGCCAAGGAGCAGGAGGAGTATTCTTATCGACTCTTCCGACAGGATTATCAACTAATGCGTCAAAAGCGTGATTACGAGGCTTCCTCTGGTTATAAGCATGAAGCCCCCTATTTTCAATTGCCATCACGTGTCTTACATTTAGATGGTGATCGATTATATTTAAAAAAATGCATTGATTTATATGAACAGCTCGGACTACAAGTTCATGGGGTGCACATGAATGAAAAAGAAATGCCTCATCAAATTGGTGAGCTAATTGATAAAGTAAGCCCTGACATTATTGTGATTACGGGACATGATTCCTTTTCAAAAAATAAAGGGGATAAAGGTGACTTGCGTGCTTATAGACATTCCAAGTATTTTGCAGAAACGGTGAGAGAGGCAAGACGCAAGGTGCCACACCTCGATCAAATGGTCATTTTTGCAGGTGCTTGCCAATCTCACTTTGAATCTCTAATACGTGCAGGTGCTAATTTCGCTAGTTCACCTTCTCGAATTAACATTCACGCATTAGATCCAGTTTATATTGTTGCTAAAATCGGATACACATCCTTTATGGAAAAAGTCAACGTATGGGATGTTATTCGGAATACCTTAACAGGTGAAAAAGGGCTTGGTGGTGTTGAAACTCGAGGTTTAATGCGAACAGGAATGCCTTATCAGTCAGAAGAATATCACGAACAACAACATCAGGATACTGAAGAAACTCGTCCTAAACTATTATAA
- the veg gene encoding biofilm formation stimulator Veg, with protein sequence MAKTLSEIKQSLDGQIGKRLTLKANGGRRKTIERSGVLAETYPSVFIVELDQEQNAFERVSYSYADVLTETVELSFSEGLSNLALGEQ encoded by the coding sequence GTGGCAAAAACGTTATCAGAAATTAAGCAGTCTTTAGATGGGCAAATCGGTAAGCGGTTAACATTGAAAGCAAATGGCGGTCGCCGAAAAACCATTGAGCGTAGTGGTGTTCTAGCTGAAACGTATCCATCTGTTTTTATTGTTGAACTTGATCAGGAGCAAAATGCGTTTGAGCGAGTATCATACAGCTATGCAGATGTCTTAACTGAAACTGTAGAACTTAGTTTTAGTGAAGGATTAAGCAATTTGGCGTTAGGGGAGCAGTAA
- a CDS encoding small, acid-soluble spore protein, alpha/beta type, whose translation MGRRRGVMSDRFREEIAKELGFYDTVQKEGWGGITARDAGNITKRAIQIAQEQMTRGRS comes from the coding sequence TTGGGTAGACGTAGAGGAGTTATGTCTGATCGTTTTAGAGAGGAAATCGCTAAGGAGTTAGGTTTTTACGACACGGTGCAAAAAGAAGGTTGGGGCGGGATAACAGCACGTGATGCAGGTAATATTACAAAGCGTGCTATTCAAATCGCTCAGGAGCAAATGACACGGGGCAGATCTTAA
- the ispE gene encoding 4-(cytidine 5'-diphospho)-2-C-methyl-D-erythritol kinase, with product MRLLEKAPAKINLALDVLYKRPDEYHEVEMVMTTVDLSDRIELSPLREDEIRIVSENRFVPNDQRNLAYQAAQLVKNTYQIREGVEIFIEKQIPVAAGLAGGSSDAAAVLRGLNRLWDLELTAEQLAELGAHIGSDVAFCVYGGTALATGRGEQIRELPTPPPCWVVLAKPSIGVSTQAIYQNLNLNDVQHPDTQKMIQALEDGDYNEMCAQIGNVLEPVTSQLHTEVDQIKNHMKDFGADAVLMSGSGPTVFGLVQQESRAHRIYNGLRGFCEEVYVIRMLGNRHALD from the coding sequence ATGCGATTATTAGAAAAGGCTCCGGCCAAAATTAATTTAGCTCTCGATGTATTATATAAACGTCCGGATGAGTACCATGAAGTTGAGATGGTCATGACGACGGTTGATTTATCAGATCGAATTGAGTTAAGTCCTTTGCGTGAAGATGAAATTCGTATTGTTTCTGAAAATCGATTTGTTCCAAATGATCAGCGTAACCTTGCCTATCAAGCAGCTCAACTTGTAAAAAATACATATCAAATACGTGAAGGTGTCGAGATTTTTATTGAGAAACAAATTCCCGTTGCCGCTGGTTTAGCGGGAGGTAGTAGTGATGCTGCAGCTGTTTTGCGAGGTTTAAATCGTTTATGGGATTTAGAGTTAACGGCAGAACAATTAGCTGAATTAGGAGCTCATATTGGGTCAGATGTGGCTTTTTGTGTATATGGAGGTACAGCTTTAGCTACAGGTAGAGGAGAACAGATAAGAGAACTTCCTACGCCTCCTCCTTGTTGGGTGGTTTTGGCTAAACCTTCTATTGGGGTATCAACTCAAGCGATTTATCAAAATTTGAACCTGAATGATGTACAACACCCTGATACACAAAAAATGATACAAGCCCTAGAAGACGGCGATTACAATGAGATGTGTGCTCAAATTGGTAATGTTCTTGAGCCCGTAACGAGTCAACTTCACACAGAAGTAGACCAAATCAAAAATCATATGAAAGATTTTGGTGCAGATGCTGTATTAATGAGTGGGAGCGGTCCAACTGTATTTGGTCTAGTTCAACAGGAATCACGAGCACATCGTATTTATAATGGCTTACGAGGATTTTGTGAAGAAGTATACGTAATTCGAATGCTTGGAAATCGACATGCACTTGATTAA
- the purR gene encoding pur operon repressor, with protein sequence MKRSERLVAMTHYLIEHPQQLVSLPFFTNEYESAKSSISEDLAIINQMFQQQGIGYLQTIPGAAGGVKYIPRNSKEKSEVFIDQLAKQLEDPERLLPGGYLFMSDLLGDPQTVRNIGRLFATHFSSSTIDAVVTVATKGIPLAYAVASYLNVPVVIVRRDPKVTEGSTVSINYVSGSSRKIQTMVLSKRSLKQGANVLIVDDFMKAGGTINGMKSLLEEFEANVAGIGVLAEAEDEDEDRVVDDYVSLLQINNVDIKNRKIEVHRGNLFEQ encoded by the coding sequence ATGAAAAGAAGTGAACGATTGGTCGCAATGACTCATTATCTAATAGAACACCCTCAACAACTTGTGTCATTGCCGTTTTTTACAAATGAGTATGAATCCGCTAAATCTTCAATTAGTGAAGATTTAGCGATCATTAATCAAATGTTCCAACAACAAGGGATAGGATATCTTCAAACGATTCCAGGAGCTGCTGGCGGCGTAAAGTATATACCGCGCAATTCTAAAGAAAAAAGCGAAGTGTTTATCGATCAGTTAGCTAAACAGCTGGAGGACCCTGAGCGATTGTTGCCAGGAGGTTACTTATTTATGAGTGACCTATTGGGTGACCCTCAAACTGTAAGGAATATCGGACGGTTATTTGCAACACACTTTTCCAGTAGCACGATTGATGCGGTCGTAACCGTGGCTACAAAAGGTATTCCATTAGCATATGCTGTAGCGTCTTATTTAAATGTACCGGTTGTCATCGTACGTCGAGATCCGAAAGTTACAGAAGGATCTACAGTAAGCATTAATTACGTTTCTGGATCATCAAGAAAAATTCAGACCATGGTTCTATCTAAGCGAAGCTTAAAACAAGGGGCAAATGTGCTTATTGTAGATGACTTTATGAAAGCTGGTGGCACGATTAATGGTATGAAAAGCCTTTTAGAAGAATTTGAAGCAAATGTTGCAGGTATTGGTGTCCTAGCTGAAGCTGAAGACGAGGATGAAGATCGTGTAGTAGATGATTATGTCTCCCTACTTCAGATTAATAATGTCGATATTAAAAATCGTAAAATTGAAGTTCATCGTGGAAATCTCTTTGAACAATAA
- the spoVG gene encoding septation regulator SpoVG, which translates to MEVTDVRLRRVNTEGRMRAIASITLDQEFVVHDIRVIDGNNGLFVAMPSKRTPDGEFRDIAHPINSGTRGKIQDAVLEEYHRAGELEVEYEEAGAS; encoded by the coding sequence ATGGAAGTAACTGACGTTAGACTGCGACGCGTTAATACTGAAGGACGAATGCGAGCAATTGCTTCTATTACGTTAGACCAGGAATTCGTTGTTCATGACATTCGAGTAATCGATGGAAACAACGGTTTGTTTGTTGCTATGCCAAGCAAACGTACTCCTGATGGAGAGTTTCGTGACATTGCGCATCCGATCAATTCTGGTACACGTGGAAAAATCCAAGATGCTGTACTAGAAGAATATCACCGCGCAGGGGAATTGGAAGTTGAATATGAAGAAGCAGGTGCTTCTTAA
- the glmU gene encoding bifunctional UDP-N-acetylglucosamine diphosphorylase/glucosamine-1-phosphate N-acetyltransferase GlmU — translation MSNRYAVVLAAGQGTRMKSSLYKVLHPVCGKPMVQHVIDQLKPLQLNEIITIVGHGAETVQDQIGDDSRFVIQEEQLGTGHAVQQADSILEQQEGTTLVVCGDTPLLTKDTLESLITYHEEEGSKATLLTAHAEDPTGYGRIVRTEDGNVARIVEQKDASEEVQKIQEINTGVFCFDNKALFETLKHVSNDNSQGEYYLPDVIEILKSQSEKIAAYQTERFEETLGVNDRVALSRAEEAMKRRINEYHMRNGVTIIDPSHTYIGLDVQIEQDAVIYPGSVIEGNTTIATGVEVGPHSEIKNCTIGQNTVIKQSVAHDSHIGHGVNIGPYAHIRPSSELGDNVKVGNFVEVKKASFGKGSKASHLSYIGDAKVGDGVNIGCGTITVNYDGQNKHLTTIEDEAFIGCNSNLVAPVNVGKGAYVAAGSTITEDVPGDALSIARSRQTNKEGYVEKLKNMKKD, via the coding sequence ATGAGTAATCGTTACGCAGTTGTGTTGGCTGCTGGTCAGGGAACACGTATGAAATCATCTTTATACAAAGTGTTACATCCTGTATGTGGTAAGCCAATGGTTCAACATGTTATAGATCAATTAAAGCCCTTACAGCTAAATGAAATCATTACGATTGTTGGTCATGGGGCAGAGACTGTTCAAGATCAAATCGGGGACGACAGCCGATTCGTAATCCAAGAAGAACAGCTCGGTACAGGCCATGCTGTTCAACAGGCTGATAGCATTCTGGAGCAACAAGAAGGAACAACACTCGTCGTATGTGGTGACACACCACTATTAACGAAAGATACACTTGAGTCTCTTATTACTTATCACGAAGAAGAAGGTTCTAAAGCGACACTTCTCACAGCACATGCAGAAGACCCTACAGGTTATGGTCGTATTGTGCGAACTGAAGATGGTAATGTTGCTCGTATTGTAGAGCAAAAAGATGCATCTGAAGAGGTTCAAAAGATTCAAGAGATCAATACAGGTGTGTTCTGTTTTGATAATAAAGCTTTATTCGAAACGTTAAAGCATGTATCAAATGATAATTCTCAAGGGGAATACTATCTCCCGGATGTAATTGAGATTTTAAAAAGCCAAAGTGAAAAGATTGCTGCCTACCAGACAGAGCGATTTGAAGAAACGTTAGGTGTTAATGACCGCGTTGCTTTATCACGTGCCGAGGAGGCTATGAAACGTCGGATTAACGAGTATCATATGAGAAATGGTGTGACCATCATTGATCCGAGTCATACTTATATCGGATTAGATGTCCAAATTGAACAAGATGCTGTTATTTATCCTGGAAGTGTGATTGAGGGGAACACCACGATTGCTACAGGTGTAGAAGTTGGTCCTCATTCTGAAATTAAAAATTGTACGATTGGGCAAAATACAGTTATCAAACAAAGTGTAGCACATGATAGTCATATTGGTCATGGCGTGAACATTGGGCCGTATGCTCATATTCGACCGTCTTCTGAATTAGGCGATAATGTTAAGGTTGGCAATTTCGTAGAAGTGAAGAAAGCTTCCTTTGGTAAAGGAAGTAAAGCATCTCACTTAAGTTATATTGGCGATGCTAAAGTAGGCGATGGCGTTAACATTGGCTGTGGCACGATCACAGTAAATTATGATGGTCAAAATAAACACCTTACTACAATTGAAGATGAAGCGTTTATTGGATGCAATTCGAATTTAGTAGCACCTGTGAATGTCGGGAAAGGTGCGTATGTTGCAGCAGGCTCTACAATAACCGAGGACGTACCAGGAGATGCATTGTCCATTGCTCGTTCTCGTCAAACGAATAAAGAAGGTTATGTTGAAAAACTCAAGAATATGAAAAAAGATTAA
- a CDS encoding ribose-phosphate diphosphokinase: MANNQYKDPSLKVFSLNSNPTLAQEIAENIGTELGKCTVTSFSDGEIQINIEESIRGCDVYVVQSTCEPVNQHIMELLIMIDALKRASAKTINIVMPYYGYARQDRKARSREPITAKLMANLLETAGASRVIMLDLHASQIQGFFDVPIDHLVGGPLLSDYFEGKNFDDVVIVSPDHGGVTRARKMADRLKAPIAIIDKRRPRPNVAEVMNIVGNIEGKTAILIDDIIDTAGTITLAANALVENGAKEVYACCTHPVLSGPAIERINNSKIKELVVTNTIPLKDEKRIDKITELSVGQLISEAIMRVHERKSISILFD, from the coding sequence ATGGCTAACAATCAATACAAAGATCCGTCTTTAAAAGTGTTTTCTCTTAACTCCAATCCAACACTAGCTCAAGAAATCGCAGAAAACATCGGCACAGAGCTTGGTAAGTGTACGGTTACTTCTTTTAGTGATGGAGAAATCCAAATTAATATCGAAGAAAGTATTCGTGGCTGTGATGTATATGTTGTGCAATCAACATGTGAACCTGTAAACCAGCACATCATGGAACTTTTAATTATGATTGATGCATTGAAGCGTGCATCTGCCAAGACCATTAATATTGTTATGCCTTATTACGGCTATGCGCGTCAGGATCGTAAAGCACGTTCTCGTGAACCAATCACTGCTAAGCTAATGGCGAACCTTTTAGAGACTGCAGGAGCTTCAAGAGTCATCATGCTAGACCTCCACGCTTCTCAAATTCAAGGATTCTTTGATGTACCAATTGACCACCTTGTTGGTGGACCACTTCTTTCTGATTACTTTGAAGGAAAGAACTTTGATGATGTTGTAATTGTGTCACCAGACCATGGTGGCGTGACTAGAGCTCGTAAAATGGCTGACCGCCTAAAAGCTCCGATTGCTATTATTGACAAACGACGACCACGTCCAAATGTTGCGGAAGTTATGAATATTGTAGGTAATATTGAAGGTAAGACAGCTATTTTGATTGATGATATTATTGATACAGCTGGAACCATTACATTAGCAGCCAATGCACTTGTAGAAAACGGGGCAAAAGAAGTATATGCATGCTGTACACACCCCGTTCTATCTGGTCCTGCTATTGAGCGTATAAATAACTCAAAAATCAAAGAGCTTGTTGTAACGAACACGATTCCTCTTAAAGATGAGAAGCGCATTGATAAGATTACGGAACTTTCTGTAGGCCAGCTTATTAGTGAAGCAATCATGCGTGTTCATGAACGTAAATCTATTTCAATTCTGTTTGATTAA
- a CDS encoding 50S ribosomal protein L25/general stress protein Ctc has product MAVTVKAKTRQDLRGSVNNKLRREGRIPAVVYGKDKEPLAVSVDSLELLKTLRDEGKNAIISLDVEGDSPRQVMFHEYQIEPIRNELYHADFYIVDMSTEVDVQVPIHVEGTAQGVQDGGILSQPLHELSLRAKPNQIPDEIQVDVSNLEVGDSFLVSDLKEANNYEITEDESTAIVTILPPQTEEVVEPGETQDGDAEPEVINQKDDDEEEEE; this is encoded by the coding sequence TTGGCAGTAACAGTTAAAGCAAAAACCAGACAAGACTTAAGAGGTTCAGTAAATAATAAACTTCGTCGTGAAGGTCGAATTCCAGCAGTTGTTTATGGTAAAGACAAGGAACCACTTGCGGTTTCTGTAGACAGCTTGGAATTGCTTAAGACACTAAGAGATGAAGGGAAAAACGCAATTATATCCTTAGATGTAGAAGGCGATTCTCCTCGACAAGTTATGTTCCATGAATATCAAATAGAACCAATTCGTAATGAGTTATATCATGCGGACTTTTATATTGTGGATATGTCAACAGAAGTTGATGTACAAGTTCCAATCCATGTTGAGGGTACTGCACAAGGTGTACAAGACGGCGGGATCTTATCTCAGCCTTTACATGAATTATCACTACGTGCGAAGCCGAATCAAATTCCAGACGAAATTCAAGTTGATGTTTCTAATTTAGAAGTAGGAGATAGTTTCTTAGTAAGTGATCTAAAAGAAGCTAACAACTATGAAATTACTGAAGATGAATCAACAGCGATTGTAACTATTCTACCTCCTCAGACTGAAGAGGTTGTTGAACCCGGCGAAACCCAAGATGGTGACGCTGAACCAGAAGTCATTAATCAAAAAGATGACGATGAGGAAGAAGAAGAGTAA
- the pth gene encoding aminoacyl-tRNA hydrolase encodes MKCIIGLGNPGPKYEKTRHNVGFMVIDELLERHNWKLNKEKYKGSHTVERLNGEKMVLLKPLTFMNLSGDAVKPLMEYYDLSPEDIVVIYDDLDLPPGKIRLRQKGGHGGHNGMRSIIDHLDTKDFPRIRIGVGRPTGSKSVSDHVLSPFSKEESQDVTDSVKKAADACEDWMKDTFLGVMNEYN; translated from the coding sequence ATGAAGTGTATTATTGGATTAGGAAACCCAGGTCCAAAATATGAGAAGACCCGCCACAATGTTGGCTTTATGGTCATAGATGAACTACTTGAACGACATAATTGGAAACTTAATAAAGAAAAATATAAAGGGAGTCATACCGTTGAACGTTTAAACGGTGAAAAAATGGTTTTGCTTAAACCGCTAACATTTATGAATTTATCAGGGGATGCTGTAAAACCATTAATGGAGTATTATGATCTCTCACCAGAAGACATCGTAGTGATTTATGATGACTTAGATCTCCCTCCTGGTAAGATTCGTCTTCGCCAAAAAGGTGGCCATGGTGGTCACAATGGCATGAGGTCGATTATTGACCATCTTGATACCAAAGATTTCCCAAGAATCCGTATTGGCGTTGGACGTCCAACAGGATCGAAATCAGTAAGTGACCATGTACTTAGTCCATTCTCTAAAGAGGAAAGTCAGGACGTAACTGACAGCGTGAAGAAAGCTGCGGATGCGTGTGAGGATTGGATGAAAGACACCTTTCTTGGTGTCATGAATGAATACAATTAA
- a CDS encoding anti-sigma-F factor Fin family protein translates to MAVIYQCRHCKQQIGAFHQEAVDTDHLGLDQLTEEERVDMVQMHENGNIEIKTICENCQDALESNPHYHELDNFIQ, encoded by the coding sequence ATGGCTGTGATCTATCAATGTAGACATTGTAAACAGCAGATCGGCGCTTTTCATCAAGAGGCTGTGGATACAGACCACTTGGGATTGGACCAACTTACTGAAGAAGAACGTGTCGATATGGTTCAAATGCACGAGAACGGAAATATTGAGATTAAAACGATTTGTGAGAATTGTCAGGATGCTTTAGAAAGCAATCCGCATTACCATGAACTCGATAACTTTATTCAATAA